In the Clostridium beijerinckii genome, one interval contains:
- the pyk gene encoding pyruvate kinase: protein MQKTKMIFTIGPASDNEETLRKFIEIGMSAARLNFSHGTHETHKEKIELIQRLSKEMNSATAIVLDIKGPKIRTHNFVNDGVTLNDGDDFDFICGEEILGDEKRCSISYDVLYQDIKVGGKILVDDGLLKFKVTGVEGKTIHTKVVVGGEIKNHKGVNVPNVVIKLPSITEKDIEDIKFGCKMGVDFIAASFIRKASDILDVKKVLKENHGEHIKVIAKIENQEGVDNIDSIIEVTDAVMVARGDMGVEIPIQKVPIIQKMIIRKCNEAGKVVITATQMLDSMIRNSLPTRAEASDICNAIFDGTDAIMLSGESASGCFPIEAAKTMSKIAQEAEEYLDYNHLTARLREPSLTDYAAAISYSACRTANILHAKAIVAATKSGATARLLSRYRSKAPIIAITPYEQVRKGLSLNFGIFPMPCKMFNSTDEILTEAKNTVFSLNFTQPGDDIIVAAGMPTTQTGGTNMLKIEKI, encoded by the coding sequence ATGCAAAAAACAAAAATGATTTTTACTATTGGTCCAGCAAGCGATAATGAGGAGACTTTAAGAAAGTTCATTGAAATTGGGATGAGCGCTGCAAGATTAAACTTTTCTCATGGTACACATGAAACACACAAAGAAAAAATCGAACTAATCCAACGTCTAAGTAAAGAAATGAATTCTGCAACAGCTATAGTTCTTGATATTAAAGGTCCGAAAATCAGAACTCATAACTTTGTAAACGATGGTGTAACTCTTAATGACGGTGACGATTTCGATTTCATATGTGGCGAAGAAATTCTTGGTGATGAGAAAAGATGCTCAATCTCATATGATGTACTTTATCAAGATATAAAAGTTGGCGGAAAAATTCTTGTTGATGATGGTCTTCTAAAATTTAAAGTTACTGGTGTTGAAGGTAAAACAATTCATACAAAAGTTGTTGTAGGTGGTGAAATTAAAAATCATAAGGGTGTAAATGTACCTAATGTAGTTATTAAATTACCATCAATTACAGAAAAAGATATAGAAGATATAAAATTCGGATGTAAAATGGGCGTTGATTTTATTGCTGCATCTTTCATAAGAAAAGCCAGTGATATCTTAGATGTAAAGAAAGTTCTAAAAGAAAACCATGGGGAACATATAAAGGTAATAGCTAAAATCGAAAACCAAGAAGGTGTAGATAATATAGATTCTATCATCGAAGTAACTGACGCTGTAATGGTTGCCAGAGGAGATATGGGTGTTGAAATTCCAATTCAAAAAGTGCCTATAATACAAAAAATGATAATCAGAAAATGTAATGAAGCTGGTAAAGTTGTTATAACTGCAACTCAAATGCTTGATTCAATGATTAGAAATTCACTTCCAACTAGAGCTGAAGCAAGTGATATTTGTAACGCTATTTTTGATGGAACTGATGCAATTATGTTAAGTGGTGAAAGTGCTTCTGGTTGTTTCCCTATAGAAGCAGCAAAGACAATGTCAAAAATTGCTCAAGAAGCTGAAGAATACTTAGATTATAATCACTTAACTGCAAGACTTAGAGAACCATCACTTACTGACTACGCAGCTGCAATAAGTTATTCAGCATGTAGAACAGCTAACATCTTACATGCAAAAGCTATAGTGGCAGCAACTAAGAGCGGTGCTACTGCAAGACTACTTTCAAGGTACAGATCAAAGGCTCCAATCATAGCTATAACACCTTACGAACAAGTAAGAAAAGGATTAAGCTTAAATTTTGGAATCTTCCCAATGCCTTGTAAAATGTTTAACTCAACAGATGAAATATTAACAGAAGCTAAAAACACAGTATTTAGTCTAAATTTCACACAACCTGGAGATGATATAATAGTTGCTGCTGGAATGCCAACAACTCAAACTGGTGGAACTAATATGTTAAAAATAGAAAAGATTTAA
- a CDS encoding aminoacyl-histidine dipeptidase translates to MKNLENITGKRIFYHFNEISKIPRGSGNEKQISDYLLSFGKSLGLECIQDDALNVIIKKPASKGYEKAPTVIIQGHMDMVCEKNNDKIHDFEKDPISLVVKDDYIYADNTTLGGDDGIAVAYAMAILEDTSIEHPAIEVLITTDEETGMTGAKAVRSKDLDGKIVLNLDSEEEGKLWVSCAGGIRTESTLPIEWTNKKENTKEYVIEVKGLAGGHSGAEIHLERGNANKLMARVLREILNKVSFNLVSLKGGAKDNAIPREAMAVISIDQSKEKELIEAKTKIDSDISKELSTKDPGLKITLSESKDKIEKVFSDDTTTKAISLSYLYPNGVNTMSSEIEGLVESSSNLGVVTTNESDIKYHSAVRSSVFSLKEEIVERNKCLTEIMGGTFESAAGYPEWPYKSDSKIRDICKDVYLRMYGKEAEVVAIHAGLECGILKERLGDLDMISFGPNIIDIHTPNEHLSISSACRCFEYLLEVLKEIRN, encoded by the coding sequence ATGAAAAATTTAGAGAATATTACGGGGAAAAGAATTTTTTATCATTTTAATGAAATAAGTAAGATACCAAGAGGTTCTGGAAATGAGAAGCAAATAAGTGATTATTTATTGAGCTTTGGAAAGAGTTTAGGATTAGAATGTATTCAAGATGATGCCCTAAATGTTATTATTAAAAAACCTGCATCAAAAGGGTATGAGAAAGCTCCAACAGTTATAATCCAAGGTCATATGGATATGGTGTGTGAGAAAAATAACGATAAAATTCATGATTTTGAAAAAGATCCAATAAGTTTAGTGGTCAAAGATGATTATATATATGCAGATAATACAACTCTTGGAGGAGATGATGGAATTGCTGTTGCTTATGCGATGGCAATATTGGAGGACACATCGATAGAACATCCTGCTATAGAGGTATTAATAACAACAGATGAAGAAACAGGAATGACTGGAGCTAAAGCTGTACGATCAAAAGATTTAGATGGAAAAATTGTTTTGAATTTAGATTCAGAAGAAGAGGGAAAACTTTGGGTCAGCTGTGCTGGTGGAATTAGAACTGAATCTACTTTGCCTATTGAATGGACAAATAAAAAAGAAAATACAAAAGAATATGTGATTGAAGTTAAAGGATTAGCTGGAGGACATTCAGGAGCTGAAATTCATTTAGAAAGAGGAAATGCAAATAAATTAATGGCAAGAGTATTAAGGGAAATCTTAAATAAGGTATCTTTTAATTTAGTTTCATTAAAAGGTGGAGCAAAAGATAATGCAATACCAAGAGAAGCTATGGCGGTTATTTCAATTGATCAATCAAAGGAAAAAGAACTGATTGAAGCTAAAACAAAGATAGATAGTGATATTTCTAAAGAATTGAGCACAAAAGATCCAGGACTTAAGATAACATTATCTGAAAGTAAAGATAAAATAGAAAAAGTATTTTCAGATGATACTACAACTAAAGCAATTAGTTTATCATATTTGTATCCAAATGGTGTAAACACAATGAGTTCTGAAATAGAAGGATTAGTGGAAAGTTCATCAAATCTTGGAGTGGTAACAACCAATGAAAGTGATATAAAATATCATAGTGCTGTTAGAAGTTCTGTGTTTTCATTGAAAGAAGAAATAGTTGAAAGAAATAAATGTTTAACTGAAATTATGGGAGGTACATTTGAGTCTGCCGCAGGATATCCAGAATGGCCATATAAAAGTGATTCAAAAATAAGGGATATATGCAAAGATGTATACCTTAGAATGTATGGAAAAGAAGCAGAAGTTGTAGCTATCCACGCTGGATTAGAATGTGGGATACTTAAGGAAAGACTTGGAGATTTAGATATGATTAGTTTTGGGCCTAATATCATTGATATACACACTCCAAATGAACATTTAAGTATATCATCTGCTTGTAGATGCTTTGAATATTTATTAGAAGTTCTCAAAGAAATTAGAAATTAG